The nucleotide window AAACCTGCAGATTGTTATTTTTACAGGACGGTGCGTCTCAACTTCAATTCTGTTCGGACAAGTGTTTAAACCAATACAAAATGCACATCTTCTGCAGAGAAACCCGAGCCCATCTCGAATTACACCCTCACCTAAGACTCGAAGAATCCAGTAGTGGAACCTTAATAACTCCCGATTTGTGGTTAAAAAATTGCAAATCACCCGAACTACGAAGTCCTTCTCCGGATATTTCACCAAAACCACCAGAAAAACCTTCCCAAACATCACCGCTGAGCTTAACTCACCCTTCGAAATTAATAGACTCTTCGGAAAGTAGAAGAAACCGGATGAAATctcaaagaaaaataagaaaaagactTCCTTCTACAATAACTTGTAGTAATAGTTGCAGTAATACAATGGAGGACGCACCTCAAGATTTGCGGATACGACACACGCCCACAGATTTCGAAAGTACCGCCCCAATTTTCAAACCAATCAAATTACCAGTAGAATCAAGAGAACCAACACCTAAGCCCGAAACCGGAACTATTCCTACGCCTACAACGAATCTATTCCGGAAACCATTCGATACTCTGATTCCCCCGCCAACGGTTATGGTCCCCTACCCGCTCATTTTACCTATTCCTATACCAATTCCGATACCGATTCCTTTACcgattgaaaaagaagaaaaaaaagaagtagaaatgAAAGACGGATATAGtcaaacagaagaaaaaaagaagattgaaTGTTCGGGGCATATTGGCGTTAATGGGAAAGAAGACGCTGTAATAATTGACAGATCGTTAAGGAAAAGGAAGAGGACGTACGGAAGTAAACCTAGAATTGTAATGAAGCCGAAAAAAGTGATAATTAGTAGTAATTAGtacctattatttttttaattgtgattttttacaatgatttcaatatttatacagTGTTGTATTACTTATTAGATTTATGGTAACGTATGTAAAtcgtaaaataaattattcacgTGAagctttttttttactttcttcgAATACTTTAATTCGCTTTCCTTCTACAAatcaaattcattaaaaattttaataggaaaATCTCAATACTTTCCTGTATTTCCGGCAACAGTGTATGGTAAATTATGAtagaattctattatattattgtgGTTATGGTTGATAATTTGTTCATTAAATCACTGCTAGATGTCAGTAAAAAATAAGAGACTTAATTTTGAATTAGTATGATACtattttcacacatttttgTATACATTACGAGATTTTATATAAACCCCAACGCATATTTCTTAATAATCCTACTGCTATATGTTTTTGAAGAAGCATTTAAgattacattttttatgttaGTAACAGTATTAACTCAAACACGATGCTACTAATTTAACAGCGCcatcttttaaataataaacgAACTTTCAATGTATTTAGATTAACTAAAAATGTAGGAATCTGtatttatatgtttaaataAGTAGTTTAGATCGCGGATTAGTAGATGGCGTTACATTTGTAACAAATTGGATTTGACACGTAGTCCATTTCCGACCACTTACAGATTTAATCACGTAATTTGCGACTCTCATTAATTATGTCTACTGAAACTCAATTGTAATCTAATTAGTTACTGATCATTTCGTTATTTGGCTATAAACTTTAATTAACGTCAATTAAAGGTATAAATACTGACGCAAATATAAATCAATTGTAGCCGAAGCAATTCCACCAAATGTTTTGCTAAATAAATGAAGTGaataaaattagattatttGGTTGGCCGaaagatttattgtaaatttataattttcagttttacttACTGTACGAAgcaattccaccaaaagttttgttaatttattgaggtgaataaaattagattatttattGACTGAgacattttattgtaaatttataatttccagTTTTACTTACTGTACCAAGCAATTCCACCAATAGATTGGTGATTAAGTGATTAGAACGAGATTATTTCATTAGGAAATTGAGAGGAAGGGAATAAAACGAGATTATTTTATTGGCTGAGGCATTTATTGTACATTTATAATATTCAGGTTTACTGTTTACAATATTATAGGTATCAGGATAGATAGTAGTTGTTACCCCATACTTTTAGAGATACCCCATTTCGGAATCTCTACGCGTCATTCTAGCGCATCTTCTCATCTAAGCTATCGacttttttttacattatcaTTACACTATAGTAAAATATATTCATGTACATGTAGTAGCTAGTACAAATCCGAATAAACGAAATTAAATTCGCTATTGACGagccatttttttttaattattttatttcggGAAACATCAACAGGTATTGTTCAGTTAAcaaatctatttataaaaatatttaggcCGTCAGTAAATAGAAACATTTgtcaactttatttttattttttgaaatctaaattCGTTTATTCGGCGGGCGCTTTATGGGTCACGGGTAAAAAATGGGATATGGGAACATGGAAATTGGGATCGGGAGCTATCTAAATCGCTACGGACTATATACgttcagaaaaatataattttctttcaacccctgtaacaatcaaaatttattaccaTAGTGATTTAATTTGACTGGAGTGCAGTAGTCACAATTTGAATGTGTGGCTTGTTTTTGCTATTCGATAAAAGAGGGCgtcactatatatatatagaaattttattagattttttttctaaattaattttatttataaaaaattcaagttaattggaatttctaatcgataaattttgtgaaaaaaaacttctcatggaaaaatttgatgtttacttgatgaattaattattttataatacaggGGGTTTTCGTGAAGTaattatataatacaaattttttatttttattgtttgtagaaaaaaataggGGTAATTTCGTCGTAAATAGTTCGTAGGGTTGTGCGCGTAGTGCATTGTGACATTTATAATGAAAACTACGAAAATTGTAAAGATATCAGTGCATTGtgtcttttttgtttttaattataatataaacattCATATGAACAATTAGTATTCTTATTTTTACAACTAAAcacgtaaaaaataaatatatttatatatagatttatagaatatatttttttcacatttttaaatattatgtgCAGGTGGTTTATACAGGGTGGACTCCTTAAAAGATACGACGGCCGTTTCGGAACTACTTTTCGATAATGGAACGTATTTAATAacgaaaaacacattttttttataattaagtttCAAAACGGGTtcgtaatatttatttatttttttttttcaagaaattgtgATCGGTTACAAGGTGAACAATGTGATTGTGTCTCTTCTTAACATAACTAaccacattttcgaaattattattgcGTCGGTTACTTTTGATATAGTTTCtcattattactaatttttcttCGACTATAAATTGActtaaattattcttttataacGAATTTAAGGAGTCTACCGATTTAATGATGGAGTCACTTTTGAAAAAACACTGTTTTAAGAAGTCCCGTGGCAggattcacatttttttttctatataatatatcaCATTGAAATTTTCCACTGAGCCGTCCTTTGTGCCTTAAAAATGAACTTTGAAACGAAAACGTTGGTGCAAGTAGTGCGATTTTGGTGCATTTGTGCAATTCAACACGGTCGGGAAAATATATGCCTTAAAAGAAGTCAGTTGGAACTTCTTTTTCGGCTATTATTATGGGAAGATGCAGGGTGACCCTTagcataataattatttcgatTACTTCATTGTTTGAGGGTTTGATTTCTCTCCCTTATATTTATAGTTGAAAGATatcactataaaaaaattaaattcgagGTAAATATAAGCGTTTTCATTGTATCATCACAGATATTACTATTTCGAGCGCCCCGGTACGTCAACGGTATTCTCTTAGTACTTATTTCATTAAACAATAATTATGGCAACGAAATTTCTATTcccaaaatacaaaattcaattaacagAGTCCATAAGGATCAATATTGAATCAATCACATAACCTCCAATAATCTTATCAAAGCAGATTTCCGGTTGGCAATAAAACGTATTATAAACATTTCGTTCAGCCCTGGTAATCATTTATAATGGagcagaaacatttttttcctccCTTGTAATGAAACAACATTTCATAAACCTGGTAATACAATATTTATGAATCGCTTTATATCCAtccttgtaatttttttaatgaaaaataacaagaaacaTTTTCTGCGTCCCtcgtaataatttttaatgagacaaaattttccataaactttttgttcaaccttggtaatattttgatatgatcaatatttctgaaacattttaatttgatcgtttttttcgtCCCTCGTAATATGAAATGAGACAATACgttccataaaattttttgttcgaCCCTCGTAATATTTTGGTATGAACAATATTTCTGAAaccttgtaataatttttaataaataataacaattcagaaaaattttcttcgtCCCTCGTAATAATTTGTAATGAAATGAAacgttcaataaattttttaattcgacCCTGGTAATATTTTggtattatcaatatttatgaaaCCTTTTAATCGATTCTTGTAATAATTGTCAAAGAATAAtaacaattcagaaaaattttcttcttccctcgtaataatttttaattatacaaaactttttgttaaacCCTGGTAATAGTTTGGTATGATCAATAtttctgctactttttaattGATCCTTTTCTTCGTCCCTCGTAATAATATGTAATGTGACAAAAcgttttatagaattttttgttCGACCttggtaataatttttaaataaaaaaataacaatttattcgATCCTCCTAATCATTTATAATATGGAGAGCa belongs to Diorhabda carinulata isolate Delta chromosome X, icDioCari1.1, whole genome shotgun sequence and includes:
- the LOC130901135 gene encoding sine oculis-binding protein homolog, translating into MENVTGDSEVSITKITVKKENLNDDIKEFAQNAMTELLGWYGYENSRDELRISRNCRTSHSDSSGLSPKPPDSCGWCGKPIDDSTAIHSGTSVFCTELCFSQSRRANFKKNKTCDWCRHVRHTISYVDFNDGASQLQFCSDKCLNQYKMHIFCRETRAHLELHPHLRLEESSSGTLITPDLWLKNCKSPELRSPSPDISPKPPEKPSQTSPLSLTHPSKLIDSSESRRNRMKSQRKIRKRLPSTITCSNSCSNTMEDAPQDLRIRHTPTDFESTAPIFKPIKLPVESREPTPKPETGTIPTPTTNLFRKPFDTLIPPPTVMVPYPLILPIPIPIPIPIPLPIEKEEKKEVEMKDGYSQTEEKKKIECSGHIGVNGKEDAVIIDRSLRKRKRTYGSKPRIVMKPKKVIISSN